The DNA sequence ATCTGGAGCCACACTGCCTACGGTCAGCCCTGGCCATTCCACGAATGGCTTTCCAGCCTGTTGTTCTACGGCCTGTACCTGCTGTGGGGCATTGGTGGCATTGTTTTATTCAAGGCGCTGGCCCTGGCCCTGGCCTTTTTCCTCGGCCTGCAGATCATGAGGTTGAGGGGGGCATCGCCTTTTACTGCCCTGTTGACTTCTGCACTGGCTCTGCTGGTTTTAAACCATGCTTTTGCCGAGAGAATACAGGTGATCAGTTTTGCATTCTTTCTTTTATCGCTTTACCTGCTGGAGCTTTTCCGTTCCGGCCGGATAAAAAAATGGATATTCCTTGTAAGCACGGCGGGTATGTTCGTGGTTTGGGCCAATATGCATCTGGGCTATATCATCGGCCTGGGGCTATACGGGTTAACCCTGATAGACGGATTACATGCCGGAATTAAAAATAAAGAGTGGGGTTTTCTAAAATGGTCGGCGGCCGCATTCCTGCTGGCTTTATTGGCCACGGGGCTTACCCCTTACGGGTTCGGGTTAACCACAGACGTCTTAAAGCTCTTTACCGATCCGGCTACCAAGGAGTTTGACATATTCATCTGGAAATCCGTGTTGGAATACCAGCCGCTTTTATCCCCGGGCTTCTCCCGCGAACCGTTCGTCATTTACGGCCTTATCTGGATAGCTTTTTCGGGCCTGGGCCTGCTTCTTAACATAAAAAAGACCCGGCTCTCCGAATGGCTGCTGTACACCGTTTTTGTTTATCAGACCTTTTGGGTCACCAGATACCTGTGGTTTTTGGTCTGGCTGTCTTTTCCCTTTACCGCAGTAAATTGGCAGGGGGCGGTGGACACAATAAGTTCAAAGTTTAAAGTTCAAAGTTTAAAGTTCAAAGTGTCGGACAATGTAATATTAGCATTGTTGATTCTAGTGATTTTGATTGGCGCGGGACTGTTTCAGCGCAGCGGGCAGCATCTGTGGCAGAGGTTCAAGTTGGACTGGCGGCCCCGGATGAACTCCGAGCGGGGAGTG is a window from the Candidatus Edwardsbacteria bacterium genome containing:
- a CDS encoding tetratricopeptide repeat protein; amino-acid sequence: MAVFAVVIGLVLAAAIYPASDPDLYIMLATGRYVAQTGHAPTVDIWSHTAYGQPWPFHEWLSSLLFYGLYLLWGIGGIVLFKALALALAFFLGLQIMRLRGASPFTALLTSALALLVLNHAFAERIQVISFAFFLLSLYLLELFRSGRIKKWIFLVSTAGMFVVWANMHLGYIIGLGLYGLTLIDGLHAGIKNKEWGFLKWSAAAFLLALLATGLTPYGFGLTTDVLKLFTDPATKEFDIFIWKSVLEYQPLLSPGFSREPFVIYGLIWIAFSGLGLLLNIKKTRLSEWLLYTVFVYQTFWVTRYLWFLVWLSFPFTAVNWQGAVDTISSKFKVQSLKFKVSDNVILALLILVILIGAGLFQRSGQHLWQRFKLDWRPRMNSERGVEFLKQHRGESRVFNDFDIGGYLLWKEVPVFVDGRITPYMNTQVMQDQFRIFGGQLQLLDKYQIDWIFLPYSLSGQVAQFEAFNRYLIDSRNWALVFWDDACLIYVRKSEKYKDLIQAYISPINPALPDLNLPPEIFLKEMEAKLREDPLARMPYVLAGNYFFNRNMPEQAEKQFKAALRNDPQNGILYNNLGNVYLRQGKIDQAIAAYKQAVKYDVNLGLTYCNWGYVLETQGKIKEAEKLYITATKVSLGDAWPYNRLGIIEMKRGNREKAVGYWRKGAAIDPSSEAAKNLREYFKR